One genomic window of Ottowia oryzae includes the following:
- a CDS encoding recombination-associated protein RdgC, with amino-acid sequence MFKQLKLYQIGAAWPTAAAQLEEALAQEPFTPCTATQQRSTGWIPPRGEAHGALVEAVDGDWIARFQIETKSVPGDAVREHAEAAAAEIEKTTGRKPGKKELRDLRDDALQALLPSAFPRRTVVTAWIDPVRRWLVLDTCTVSKADELVTSLVRVAGKGFEVRLLHTQQTPQAVMAAWLAADSADKLPDAFHVERECELKGSGDEPALVRFSRHDLATDEIRQHIAEGKLPTKLALGWQGRVAFTLTHTFDLRRIAFQEGVFEKTDANADADRFEADVALATGELGGLITDLVDALGGLERLT; translated from the coding sequence ATGTTCAAGCAACTCAAGCTCTATCAGATCGGCGCCGCATGGCCCACCGCCGCCGCCCAGCTGGAAGAAGCGCTGGCGCAGGAGCCCTTCACGCCCTGCACGGCCACCCAGCAGCGCAGCACCGGCTGGATTCCCCCGCGCGGCGAAGCGCACGGCGCCCTGGTCGAAGCGGTGGACGGCGATTGGATCGCGCGCTTCCAGATTGAAACCAAGTCAGTGCCCGGCGACGCGGTTCGCGAGCATGCCGAAGCGGCGGCCGCTGAGATCGAGAAGACCACCGGCCGCAAGCCGGGCAAGAAGGAGCTGCGCGACCTGCGTGACGACGCCCTGCAGGCGCTGCTGCCCAGCGCATTCCCACGGCGCACCGTGGTCACCGCCTGGATCGACCCGGTTCGCCGCTGGCTGGTGCTGGACACCTGCACCGTCAGCAAGGCCGATGAGCTGGTGACCAGCCTGGTGCGCGTGGCGGGCAAGGGCTTTGAAGTGCGGCTGCTGCACACCCAGCAAACGCCCCAAGCCGTGATGGCCGCGTGGCTGGCCGCCGATTCGGCCGACAAGCTGCCGGATGCCTTCCACGTTGAGCGCGAGTGCGAGCTGAAGGGCAGCGGCGACGAGCCAGCGCTCGTTCGATTCAGCCGCCACGACCTGGCGACCGACGAGATCCGTCAGCACATCGCCGAAGGCAAGCTGCCGACCAAGCTGGCTCTGGGCTGGCAGGGCCGCGTTGCCTTCACGCTGACCCACACGTTCGACCTGCGCCGCATAGCGTTTCAAGAGGGCGTGTTCGAGAAGACCGACGCCAACGCCGACGCAGACCGTTTTGAAGCCGACGTGGCCTTGGCTACGGGCGAGCTGGGCGGGCTGATCACCGACCTGGTCGACGCGCTGGGTGGACTGGAGCGGCTGACATGA
- a CDS encoding HU family DNA-binding protein, translated as MNKTELIEHIAMNADLSKADAGRALEATLGAIKTTLRKGGAVSLVGFGTFAVGKRAARTGRNPRTGAAVKIKASKVPKFKAGKALKDALN; from the coding sequence GTGAACAAGACTGAACTGATCGAACACATCGCCATGAACGCCGACCTCTCCAAGGCCGACGCCGGCCGCGCGCTGGAAGCGACCCTGGGCGCCATCAAGACCACCCTGCGCAAAGGCGGCGCCGTCTCTCTGGTGGGCTTCGGCACCTTCGCCGTTGGCAAGCGCGCCGCGCGCACCGGGCGCAATCCGCGCACCGGCGCCGCCGTGAAGATCAAGGCGAGCAAGGTGCCCAAGTTCAAGGCCGGCAAGGCGCTCAAAGACGCGCTGAACTGA
- a CDS encoding regulatory protein GemA — protein sequence MSTDHIRAIHVLKGKLSLSDDDYRALLIQLTGHSSSKAMTQAQRRTVREHLQRLAAHMGIEQPATRQRPLADAAFAKAKADASPRERKVWALWHQLHRDGLVDNPSAAALNAWVKRQVGVDALRFCTGPQLDTLIEALKAWGDR from the coding sequence ATGAGCACCGACCACATCAGGGCCATCCACGTCCTCAAGGGCAAGCTGAGCTTGTCTGATGACGACTACCGCGCGCTGCTGATCCAGCTCACAGGCCACAGCAGCAGCAAGGCCATGACGCAGGCGCAACGCCGCACCGTGCGCGAGCACCTGCAGCGCCTGGCCGCCCACATGGGCATTGAGCAGCCAGCCACGCGCCAGCGCCCGCTGGCCGATGCGGCATTTGCCAAGGCCAAGGCGGATGCCAGTCCGCGCGAGCGCAAGGTGTGGGCGCTGTGGCACCAGCTGCACCGCGACGGCCTGGTCGACAACCCGAGCGCCGCCGCGCTGAATGCGTGGGTCAAGCGCCAAGTGGGCGTGGACGCCCTGCGGTTTTGTACCGGCCCGCAGCTGGACACCTTGATCGAAGCGCTCAAGGCCTGGGGAGACCGATAG
- a CDS encoding Mor transcription activator family protein: MGMRKHLTAAEAAVLDAVLPAGLTDEMRDVALCLYEALALEDSRAGQQQPAGDWLADLQRLARMAALQLQHLAREKGGRAIYLAKGVAMYLSARDRQMCDRFTGNNYRQLAAEFDLTEMRVRQIVDAWQREQFTRRQGLLPGLD, from the coding sequence ATGGGAATGCGCAAGCACCTCACCGCCGCAGAGGCCGCCGTGCTGGACGCGGTGCTGCCAGCCGGTTTGACGGACGAGATGCGCGACGTTGCGCTGTGCTTGTATGAAGCCCTGGCGCTGGAAGACAGCCGCGCCGGCCAACAGCAGCCGGCAGGCGACTGGCTTGCCGACCTGCAGCGCCTGGCACGGATGGCCGCGCTACAGCTGCAGCACCTGGCGCGCGAGAAAGGCGGCCGCGCCATCTACCTGGCCAAGGGCGTGGCCATGTACCTGTCGGCCCGAGACCGCCAAATGTGCGACCGCTTTACGGGCAACAACTACCGCCAACTCGCGGCAGAGTTCGACCTGACAGAAATGCGCGTGCGCCAGATCGTGGACGCTTGGCAGCGGGAGCAGTTCACGCGCCGCCAGGGTCTGTTGCCGGGGCTGGATTAG
- a CDS encoding peptidase, with the protein MQQAAPAAKALHIFKPGRHITVAGEAIEFSEADIAATAAAYNPKIHKAPIVKGHPAIDAPAQGWAEALQANERGLYALPSKVDPAFAEEVRAGRWGALSAKFYRPDAANNPVPGTWYLRHIGVLGAQPPGVKGLEAPEFAEADADSVCFAEGVAFGDWTPMTQANLFRQLRDWIVSKFGLEEADKVLPNYDVRELELAAQEEVASHRAPSSSLPAFAEGEPAPSNPPPQESTVTEQEAAQLREKNAQLQAQLTAANEAAVAAAARDAQAAAAARTAEHTAFAEALIEQAKVPEADKARIVAIADAIHPPGDAPVMFGEGDGKTTLYAQFKSFLEGLKPSVEFGEQATRGRAGSADGGAPEVEYAEGVDPESIELDKKIRAYMAAHKVTYAVAYAAVTK; encoded by the coding sequence ATGCAGCAAGCAGCCCCCGCCGCCAAGGCGCTTCACATCTTCAAGCCCGGCCGCCACATCACCGTGGCCGGCGAGGCCATCGAGTTCAGCGAGGCGGACATTGCCGCCACGGCCGCTGCCTACAACCCCAAGATTCACAAGGCCCCCATCGTCAAGGGGCATCCCGCCATCGACGCGCCGGCCCAAGGCTGGGCCGAGGCGCTGCAGGCCAATGAGCGCGGCCTGTACGCGCTGCCCTCCAAGGTAGACCCCGCCTTCGCCGAAGAAGTGCGCGCGGGCCGCTGGGGCGCCCTCAGCGCCAAGTTCTACCGCCCCGACGCTGCCAACAACCCGGTGCCGGGCACCTGGTACCTGCGCCACATCGGCGTGCTGGGCGCGCAGCCGCCCGGCGTGAAGGGCCTGGAAGCGCCCGAGTTTGCCGAGGCCGACGCCGACAGCGTCTGCTTTGCCGAGGGCGTGGCCTTCGGCGACTGGACGCCCATGACGCAGGCCAACCTGTTCCGACAGCTGCGCGACTGGATCGTCAGCAAGTTCGGCCTGGAAGAAGCCGACAAGGTGCTGCCCAACTACGACGTGCGCGAGCTGGAGCTGGCCGCACAGGAAGAAGTCGCCAGCCACCGCGCCCCTTCCTCCTCTTTGCCGGCCTTCGCCGAAGGCGAGCCCGCCCCCAGCAACCCACCACCACAGGAGTCCACAGTGACCGAACAGGAAGCCGCGCAGCTGCGCGAGAAGAACGCCCAGCTGCAGGCGCAGCTGACCGCCGCCAATGAGGCCGCTGTGGCCGCCGCTGCGCGCGATGCGCAAGCCGCCGCTGCCGCGCGCACCGCAGAGCACACGGCCTTTGCCGAGGCCCTGATCGAACAGGCCAAGGTGCCCGAGGCCGACAAAGCCCGCATCGTCGCGATTGCCGATGCCATCCATCCCCCGGGCGATGCGCCCGTGATGTTCGGCGAGGGCGACGGGAAGACCACGCTGTATGCCCAGTTCAAGTCCTTCCTTGAGGGCCTCAAGCCCAGCGTCGAGTTCGGCGAGCAGGCCACGCGCGGCCGCGCAGGCAGCGCTGATGGTGGCGCACCGGAGGTCGAGTACGCCGAAGGCGTCGACCCCGAGAGCATCGAGCTCGACAAAAAGATTCGCGCCTACATGGCCGCGCACAAGGTGACGTACGCCGTCGCCTACGCCGCAGTCACCAAGTAA
- a CDS encoding capsid cement protein: MSKPTFHPLLTLTVIAAAAITKERRFIGFDGNTAAAGAKALGTNPVTAAAGEAMPVDSHGVILVEAGAAVARGAQVQGDADGRAITLAGGVSNGYALAAAAAAGELIPIVRGI; this comes from the coding sequence GTGAGCAAACCCACTTTTCACCCGCTGCTGACGCTCACCGTCATCGCCGCCGCTGCCATTACGAAGGAACGCCGCTTCATCGGCTTTGACGGCAACACCGCCGCCGCTGGCGCCAAGGCGCTGGGCACCAACCCCGTGACGGCCGCTGCCGGCGAAGCCATGCCGGTCGATTCGCACGGCGTGATCCTTGTCGAGGCCGGCGCCGCAGTGGCGCGCGGTGCGCAGGTGCAGGGCGATGCGGACGGCCGCGCCATCACCCTGGCCGGTGGCGTCTCGAACGGCTACGCGCTGGCCGCGGCCGCGGCGGCCGGCGAGCTGATTCCGATCGTTCGCGGCATCTGA
- a CDS encoding phage protein Gp36 family protein encodes MAYATVADVARVATRGWDDIAQRAVQNARVAGETLRALYSGESVVGVAADVLELAQRGLALVADTLERASRHADTYIQPRYQGQLPLPAHLVSGSDLPTVVATIAYRRLMGASLSEDTDRNTAWAEKYLRDLADGRVTLGATDNATPQPPGRMVSSAACKTIDWDRY; translated from the coding sequence ATGGCCTACGCCACTGTCGCCGATGTCGCCCGCGTCGCCACGCGCGGCTGGGACGACATTGCCCAGCGCGCGGTGCAGAACGCCCGCGTAGCGGGCGAAACGCTGCGCGCGCTGTACAGCGGCGAGAGCGTGGTGGGCGTGGCAGCGGACGTGCTTGAGCTGGCGCAGCGTGGCCTGGCGCTCGTTGCAGACACGCTCGAGCGCGCCAGCCGGCATGCCGACACCTACATTCAGCCGCGCTACCAGGGCCAGCTGCCGCTGCCTGCGCACCTGGTCAGCGGGTCAGACCTGCCCACCGTCGTGGCCACCATCGCCTATCGCCGCCTCATGGGTGCTTCGCTGTCTGAGGACACGGATCGCAACACCGCATGGGCCGAGAAGTACTTGCGCGACCTGGCCGATGGCCGCGTCACCCTGGGCGCCACCGACAACGCCACGCCGCAGCCGCCGGGCCGCATGGTGAGCAGCGCCGCCTGCAAGACCATCGACTGGGACAGGTACTGA
- a CDS encoding phage tail terminator protein codes for MNPNNFLGAEPLIIARLKAVLPDDVHVLSAAELAKIAGEQQPTPAVHVVYDGYRTEDTKVPAVVRVVQSWITVVVARNVADIEQGFHARQAAGPLASQVVEALYRHTLKNDKDEAFGNGPLRLAAAPNPGFDDGHFYLPLAWDCPINFISNAC; via the coding sequence ATGAACCCCAACAACTTCCTGGGCGCCGAGCCCTTGATCATTGCGCGCCTCAAGGCCGTGCTGCCCGACGACGTGCATGTGCTGTCCGCTGCGGAGCTGGCGAAGATCGCGGGCGAGCAGCAGCCCACGCCTGCCGTGCACGTGGTGTACGACGGCTACCGCACCGAAGACACCAAGGTGCCTGCGGTGGTGCGCGTGGTGCAAAGCTGGATCACCGTGGTGGTTGCCCGCAACGTGGCCGACATTGAGCAAGGCTTTCATGCGCGCCAGGCCGCCGGCCCATTGGCCAGTCAAGTCGTGGAGGCGCTGTACCGGCACACCTTGAAGAACGACAAGGACGAGGCGTTCGGCAACGGCCCGCTGCGCCTGGCCGCCGCGCCCAACCCTGGCTTTGACGATGGGCACTTCTACCTGCCCCTGGCGTGGGACTGCCCCATCAACTTCATATCGAACGCGTGCTAG
- a CDS encoding DUF7210 family protein — translation MTEPKKAEVTLATKHVHGAREYERGDVLTLREDQAAWLIAKQIAVKKGEALPALPSEIKTVQDMREVEAAVAADQRAKATAKAAKA, via the coding sequence ATGACCGAGCCGAAGAAAGCCGAAGTCACCCTGGCAACGAAGCACGTTCACGGCGCCCGCGAGTATGAACGCGGCGACGTGCTCACGCTGCGCGAAGACCAGGCCGCCTGGCTGATCGCCAAGCAAATCGCCGTCAAAAAAGGCGAGGCGCTGCCGGCCCTGCCGTCGGAAATCAAGACCGTGCAAGACATGCGCGAGGTCGAAGCCGCTGTGGCCGCAGACCAGCGCGCCAAGGCCACCGCCAAGGCCGCCAAGGCCTGA
- a CDS encoding tape measure protein, translating into MATQELKAKLLLEAETKGADGIKEIVSELEALAQEGGEAAPKFQELADNLREMDEQARAVDTFAELRREVAATAKSMDEAAANVDRLAAELAQAGQATQQNAAAQAKANRDLEVARDQQKALKDAVAQTRAELRQQREALQSGGDGGAVYAERIKDSASQLKVLVDEQKRSAEQVKALASANKAAAAESRAAAQAEKALADEYARSVQSAGQLSGVLGDQNRSLTQARQALDAAGISTQGLSDEQAELVASLKRAERQAQEYVAVVRDMHAEADSLGPALEATFKQLGMRGVAQITAEIERLQAAMRSLKGQKLLPEDSARASAELQRRIEALRGEMRGVEGDSRGASKAIDALGNASTSAGSKLGAAAHKALAWTGAMVGLNELRELGKKVLDTGSAFEQLERRLTGILGSADKARQAMAMLKQLAQDTPFDVQGLTDAYAKLSAFGLQPTREQMLAIADTAAKLGGGTEALTGVTLALGQAWTKGKLQGEEILQLAERGVPVWDLLAKATGKNVQELQKLSEAGLLGRDVILKLLDAMGSASAGASADLMASYAGAVQRAQDALQEFFNMVAQSGVLKYLTEQIQGLLAEFDRLKATGELQQWATKIGKGFIDIANAAQGVIGVLRAMAPVITLAAKAYAGMKLAEVAAGLTGVIVKGEGAAGALKQIASASIPAKVGLASVAVVAANLAVQVAGIIKNYGAYRAELAKHAAIQASINQLEDQKAKKLKAISDATGVVVKSMQDLDDAVAAGKLVFDQASGSYLSAEQAQKKLAGAVKDTVAQMAAADATTIVAAFNNANAAAGETENAIKKLAEQLKFKDVRGSSGFVLAMEELRSKGTLTAKQVGEAWQQALAKLSTGELGALRANLQEAARTGVITAKQLAEANDQILSSSFSRLGVNAAQALGKISEGAQEAINSVGLVADAAEAAGVKTTEAARAIEMAFMAAIPKADSLEAVAELEKQLKALGSAGKLSADGIKRTQEALDKQRATIEDQLPGIQSLGEALRQLGVKPQAELKALAASAKEAFDKVKASGTATPREINEAWKAMAEAAIAANNGVADSAIQSQAAAHGFAIKTDDAGKSIIESMKKAEEATRAVGAAAQSAAEQMDGMANVAWKAGGDLVAQARAHNAALGELKGTWIDATAAASRYSSEMAELVYNANKNTEDMRREHAQLVDQMEALARQQQQLQDQGNGAARGVEDLRLRLVELDGTEEEVARARMERDKANILRQRALLDLELKRAMLRQDDEEAARLREEIALYNEQLVLLDQVFAKEEKQRKAKASNAGGERSGGGSSGSSDSSSGGIGAGTGTGGSATYNITVNANGINDPVQLARKLVPVLKKMDRLAQ; encoded by the coding sequence ATGGCAACGCAAGAGCTAAAAGCCAAACTGCTGCTTGAGGCAGAAACCAAGGGCGCGGACGGCATCAAGGAAATCGTCTCCGAGTTGGAGGCGCTCGCGCAGGAAGGCGGCGAGGCGGCGCCGAAGTTCCAGGAACTGGCCGACAACCTGCGCGAAATGGACGAGCAGGCGCGCGCGGTCGATACGTTTGCCGAGCTGCGCCGAGAGGTCGCCGCCACGGCCAAGTCGATGGATGAAGCGGCGGCCAACGTCGATCGCCTCGCCGCCGAGCTGGCGCAGGCGGGCCAGGCCACCCAACAGAACGCTGCAGCGCAGGCCAAGGCCAACCGCGACCTGGAGGTCGCGCGCGACCAGCAGAAGGCCCTGAAGGATGCCGTAGCCCAGACGCGCGCGGAGTTGCGCCAGCAGCGCGAGGCGCTCCAGTCTGGCGGCGACGGCGGTGCGGTGTACGCCGAGCGAATCAAGGACAGCGCGTCTCAGCTCAAGGTCTTGGTGGATGAGCAAAAGCGCTCGGCGGAGCAGGTCAAGGCGCTCGCGTCTGCCAACAAGGCCGCAGCGGCGGAAAGCCGTGCCGCCGCGCAGGCGGAGAAGGCCCTGGCCGACGAGTACGCACGCTCGGTACAGAGTGCCGGCCAGCTAAGCGGCGTGCTGGGCGATCAGAACCGCTCGCTCACGCAAGCGCGCCAGGCGCTGGACGCCGCCGGCATCAGCACGCAGGGCCTGAGCGATGAGCAGGCCGAGCTGGTGGCCTCGCTCAAGCGGGCTGAGCGGCAAGCCCAGGAATACGTGGCCGTCGTGCGCGACATGCACGCCGAGGCCGACAGCCTGGGGCCCGCCCTGGAAGCGACGTTCAAGCAGTTGGGGATGCGCGGCGTCGCCCAGATCACCGCCGAGATCGAGAGGCTGCAAGCAGCCATGCGCAGCCTCAAGGGCCAGAAGCTGCTGCCGGAGGATTCGGCGCGGGCCAGCGCAGAGCTACAGCGCCGCATTGAGGCCCTTCGCGGAGAGATGCGGGGCGTAGAGGGCGACTCACGCGGCGCGTCCAAGGCCATCGACGCCCTGGGCAACGCCAGCACCAGTGCCGGCAGCAAGCTGGGCGCGGCGGCGCACAAGGCCCTGGCATGGACAGGCGCCATGGTGGGCCTGAACGAGCTGCGAGAGCTCGGCAAGAAGGTGCTCGACACGGGCAGCGCCTTTGAGCAGCTGGAGCGTCGATTGACCGGCATCCTGGGGAGCGCCGACAAGGCCCGCCAGGCAATGGCCATGCTTAAGCAGCTGGCGCAGGACACGCCGTTCGATGTGCAGGGCCTGACCGACGCGTACGCAAAACTGTCTGCCTTCGGCCTGCAGCCCACGCGCGAGCAGATGCTCGCCATCGCCGACACAGCCGCCAAGCTGGGGGGCGGCACGGAAGCGCTTACAGGTGTGACGCTGGCCTTGGGTCAGGCGTGGACGAAGGGCAAGCTGCAGGGCGAAGAAATCCTGCAGCTGGCCGAGCGCGGTGTGCCCGTATGGGACTTGCTGGCCAAGGCCACGGGCAAGAACGTTCAAGAGCTGCAGAAGCTGTCCGAAGCGGGGCTTCTAGGCCGCGACGTCATCTTGAAGTTGCTCGACGCCATGGGCAGCGCGAGTGCCGGCGCCAGCGCCGACCTGATGGCCTCGTACGCCGGTGCGGTGCAGCGCGCGCAGGATGCACTGCAAGAGTTTTTCAACATGGTGGCGCAGTCCGGCGTGTTGAAGTACCTGACGGAGCAGATCCAAGGCCTGCTGGCCGAATTCGACCGGCTGAAGGCCACGGGCGAACTGCAGCAGTGGGCGACCAAGATTGGCAAGGGTTTCATCGACATCGCCAACGCGGCGCAAGGCGTCATCGGCGTGCTGCGCGCAATGGCGCCGGTGATCACCCTGGCCGCCAAGGCTTACGCTGGCATGAAGTTGGCTGAAGTGGCCGCTGGCTTGACCGGCGTCATCGTCAAAGGCGAGGGTGCGGCCGGCGCGCTCAAGCAGATCGCGTCCGCGTCCATTCCCGCGAAGGTGGGCCTGGCGAGCGTTGCCGTGGTGGCCGCCAATCTCGCCGTGCAAGTCGCTGGGATCATCAAGAACTACGGCGCCTATCGGGCCGAGCTGGCCAAGCATGCGGCCATTCAGGCCAGCATCAACCAGCTTGAGGATCAGAAGGCCAAGAAGCTCAAGGCCATCTCCGATGCCACCGGCGTGGTCGTCAAGAGCATGCAGGATCTGGACGACGCGGTCGCCGCCGGGAAGTTGGTGTTCGACCAGGCGAGCGGCAGCTACCTGTCGGCAGAGCAGGCGCAGAAGAAGCTCGCCGGGGCCGTGAAGGACACGGTGGCGCAGATGGCGGCGGCCGACGCCACCACCATCGTGGCCGCGTTCAACAATGCCAACGCCGCGGCGGGCGAGACGGAAAACGCCATCAAGAAGCTGGCCGAGCAGCTGAAGTTCAAGGACGTGCGGGGCAGCAGCGGGTTTGTGTTGGCGATGGAGGAGCTTCGCAGCAAAGGAACCCTGACGGCCAAGCAGGTGGGCGAGGCCTGGCAGCAGGCACTGGCCAAGCTCAGCACAGGCGAGCTGGGTGCGCTGCGAGCCAATTTGCAGGAAGCAGCCCGCACGGGCGTGATCACGGCAAAGCAACTGGCTGAGGCCAATGACCAGATTTTGTCGTCCAGTTTCTCGCGTCTCGGCGTGAACGCTGCGCAGGCCCTGGGGAAGATCAGCGAAGGCGCTCAAGAGGCCATCAACTCGGTTGGCTTGGTGGCCGATGCTGCCGAAGCCGCTGGCGTGAAAACCACAGAGGCGGCGCGCGCGATAGAGATGGCCTTCATGGCCGCCATTCCAAAAGCCGACAGCCTGGAGGCCGTGGCCGAGCTGGAGAAACAGCTCAAGGCCCTGGGCTCGGCGGGCAAGCTCAGTGCCGACGGCATCAAGCGCACGCAGGAGGCGCTGGACAAGCAGCGCGCCACCATTGAAGACCAGTTGCCCGGTATCCAGAGCCTGGGCGAGGCCCTGCGCCAGCTGGGCGTAAAGCCGCAGGCCGAGCTGAAGGCGCTGGCCGCATCCGCCAAGGAGGCCTTCGACAAAGTGAAGGCAAGCGGCACCGCCACCCCGCGCGAAATCAACGAGGCTTGGAAAGCCATGGCGGAGGCCGCCATCGCCGCCAACAACGGCGTCGCCGATTCGGCCATCCAGTCGCAGGCGGCCGCGCACGGCTTCGCCATCAAGACCGACGACGCGGGCAAATCCATCATCGAATCGATGAAGAAGGCCGAGGAGGCCACCAGGGCCGTCGGCGCGGCAGCACAGAGCGCGGCCGAGCAGATGGACGGCATGGCCAACGTGGCATGGAAGGCGGGCGGTGACCTGGTCGCGCAGGCACGCGCCCACAACGCGGCGCTCGGCGAGCTGAAGGGCACATGGATCGACGCCACCGCGGCCGCCAGCCGCTACTCGTCGGAAATGGCCGAGCTGGTCTACAACGCCAACAAGAACACCGAAGATATGCGCCGCGAACACGCGCAACTGGTGGACCAGATGGAGGCGCTCGCACGCCAGCAGCAGCAGCTGCAGGACCAGGGCAACGGCGCGGCGCGCGGCGTGGAAGACCTGCGCCTGCGGCTTGTCGAGTTGGACGGCACCGAGGAAGAAGTCGCCCGCGCGCGCATGGAGCGCGACAAGGCCAATATCCTGCGCCAGCGCGCTCTTCTGGATCTGGAATTGAAGCGGGCCATGCTGCGCCAGGACGATGAGGAGGCCGCGCGCCTGCGCGAGGAAATCGCCCTATACAACGAGCAGCTGGTGCTGCTCGACCAGGTGTTTGCCAAGGAAGAGAAACAGCGCAAGGCCAAGGCCAGCAACGCGGGCGGCGAGCGCAGTGGCGGCGGCAGCAGCGGTAGCAGCGACAGCAGCAGTGGCGGCATCGGTGCGGGCACCGGCACCGGCGGCAGCGCCACGTACAACATCACGGTGAACGCCAACGGAATCAATGACCCGGTGCAGCTGGCCCGCAAGCTGGTGCCCGTATTGAAGAAGATGGACCGTCTGGCGCAGTGA
- a CDS encoding carboxypeptidase-like regulatory domain-containing protein produces the protein MSTALANAWLQIDGGPDGTTVNLVPHERQGAAALGGLVVRALKALPPIERPLSVPGIEAAPTSSMDVELDNADGALTRLWAERPPMRRAARVLTEGGVLFAGIVTGLQMGASVRVSLEAGMDRPLSDNVPLRTSAVWGGWREVRVLPWGWGAVTVTPIQYSADQRVFLLLDHPIAGVDEVKRDDVATVAYAWENAVDSTGRAVSFLELAQPLADGERLAVTLRGRMHPDTGRPLQTPAEILFDLLANLAGAPVQWADLDDYRTETAGVVLGGLVADNTITIRAAVDELMQSAGSAWSAAMPGVALTWPPLPDDVAPAQRVDALTAAGLQAATQATGIFTVLRVLYDYDHAAGRYRRAVQLRAPEAARDYGELELEWNAAWLRTPRQAEALGQRMLAWLARPRWRVSWQQSFADVETGAWAELAHPLAPITGRHRLLAARLDLSTATLECTAEAPVGAVPVIETTKLSTAFEPVIQPGITVEVGANEIIFTARDEQGNALPGARITLDGGVTRIANAAGRVSFPVVRGRHVLLIESDGYPPAEAVVVI, from the coding sequence ATGAGCACCGCGCTGGCCAACGCCTGGCTGCAGATAGACGGCGGCCCCGACGGCACCACGGTCAACCTGGTGCCCCATGAGCGCCAAGGCGCGGCCGCATTGGGCGGGCTGGTGGTGCGCGCCCTGAAGGCGCTGCCGCCGATCGAGCGGCCGCTGTCGGTGCCCGGCATCGAGGCGGCGCCCACCAGCAGCATGGATGTCGAGCTGGACAACGCCGACGGAGCGCTCACCAGGCTGTGGGCCGAGCGCCCGCCGATGCGCCGCGCCGCGCGCGTGCTGACCGAGGGCGGCGTGCTGTTTGCAGGCATCGTGACGGGCCTGCAGATGGGCGCGTCGGTGCGCGTGAGCCTGGAAGCGGGCATGGATCGCCCGCTGTCGGACAACGTGCCCCTGCGCACCAGCGCGGTTTGGGGCGGCTGGCGTGAGGTGCGCGTGCTGCCGTGGGGCTGGGGCGCGGTGACCGTCACGCCCATCCAGTACAGCGCCGACCAGCGCGTGTTCCTGCTGCTGGACCACCCGATCGCCGGCGTGGATGAAGTGAAGCGCGACGACGTGGCCACGGTAGCCTATGCGTGGGAGAACGCGGTGGACAGCACCGGCCGCGCCGTGTCGTTCCTCGAGCTGGCGCAGCCGCTGGCCGATGGCGAGCGCCTGGCCGTCACGCTGCGCGGGCGCATGCACCCCGACACGGGCCGCCCGCTGCAGACGCCGGCGGAGATTCTGTTCGACCTGCTGGCCAACCTGGCCGGCGCGCCGGTGCAGTGGGCCGACCTGGACGACTACCGCACCGAGACCGCAGGCGTGGTGCTGGGCGGCCTGGTGGCCGACAACACGATCACGATCCGCGCGGCAGTCGATGAACTGATGCAGTCCGCCGGCAGCGCCTGGTCGGCGGCGATGCCGGGCGTGGCGCTGACCTGGCCACCGCTGCCCGATGACGTGGCGCCGGCCCAGCGCGTGGACGCCCTGACGGCGGCCGGCCTGCAGGCCGCCACGCAGGCCACGGGCATCTTCACCGTTCTGCGCGTGCTGTACGACTACGACCACGCAGCCGGCCGCTACCGGCGCGCGGTGCAGCTGCGCGCGCCAGAAGCCGCGCGGGACTATGGCGAGCTCGAGCTGGAGTGGAACGCCGCCTGGCTGCGCACGCCGCGCCAGGCCGAAGCGCTGGGCCAGCGCATGCTGGCTTGGCTGGCCAGGCCGCGCTGGCGCGTTAGCTGGCAGCAATCGTTTGCCGACGTGGAGACCGGCGCCTGGGCCGAGCTGGCGCACCCGCTGGCGCCCATCACCGGCCGGCACCGGCTGTTGGCCGCGCGGCTCGATTTGTCCACCGCCACCCTCGAATGCACGGCCGAGGCGCCTGTGGGTGCGGTGCCGGTGATCGAAACGACCAAGCTGTCCACGGCGTTCGAGCCGGTCATCCAGCCCGGCATCACGGTCGAAGTGGGGGCGAACGAGATCATTTTCACCGCCCGGGACGAGCAGGGCAACGCTCTGCCCGGCGCGCGGATCACGCTGGATGGCGGCGTCACCCGCATCGCCAACGCCGCTGGGCGCGTCTCTTTCCCCGTCGTGCGCGGCCGCCATGTGCTGCTGATCGAGTCGGACGGCTACCCGCCCGCAGAGGCGGTGGTGGTGATATGA